The stretch of DNA cagagagatgTATTCTCCTACCTGAgacttattatttatactataagtcTGGGAGACAGATCGTGCCTGCCCCTATAGAGTCTGCGTCCGTCGTATTGTTCCCTCTGTCAGAATTTCTTAATGCGATGTGATTCTGCGAcagcgtcattaatgtggcgtgtagtTCGGATAGTAGTGCTATTAATGCaatatgattttttgatttCCTTCTCCCAAACAATATCTTTGGTGCCCCGTTGATGTTATTACTGTCAAAAGATCAAGAGTTTTTCGCATATTACATCTACTATGCGGATGAGCATTTAAGAACTGAAAACTACTCGAAAGGCCTTCAGAAAATGTCTGgttaaacataataaatatttttttaactatttaatttatattaaaagattatgttcacattaaaaaaaaaaaaaaaaaggaattggaGGTGCCGTGTCGGTAGGGATTGAAGAACGGGGCGGTGTCGGCATCCGTAGGTGAGGACTAGGAGGGGATAGGTAGCGACCAAAACCATACTTTTCTGTGTTCAACATAATTAATTGCCACGTGGTGAAAGGCACGTTTCACTTGTCCAACCAATCTCGCTTTGTGTTTATGGCTATGCGTACTGTCTCTCTGTATCTTGGGGAGAAAACTCTCTCAACTAAAGTTAGTAGAAAGAAATGATTGCTGTGAAGCCTGTGACGACTCAGTTCCACCCTTTCTCTACAACAGTCTCCATCTCCTGCTCAATGAATGAGGTGTAATCCACGTCAGCTCCTCACCCTCTCCACGCATTTCCTATCTTGTTAATGTGAGGTGAGATAGTTAGTTGGCCACTTTTTTGTAGTGACTCTAATTAGTAAGCCTCGATCGGTTTCAATTACAATGACAGAATGATTAGAGAGTGTGAAGGAGACAAAATGCTTTCTAATTCTCATCGAACAAACCATATAAAATTGGATCTGAATCCTTGTTCTTTGGCCGAATCTAAGAAAATTAATGCCAGAAAAATTGTTTATACATAGTCTAACTGGTTGATTATAGAACTGTTATTTGAGACTGCAACCAAAAAGAGAGACCATTGTAGCAtgtattttgttgttgttgatatAGATCTCTTTTTCtaatcatatttttcatatctttaATTCCTCAATTCGATAAAGTCACGACTGTGAGCTTTACACACCAATCTTTTGACTCTTTTGACGGCTCTTCTAGATGGAACTGGATGATTAATGATGGCGGAGTTGAATGATGTGGCACAGATGAGCATGAGGTGCTCAGAAATCAGGTACCCATGTTCTTATATTTCATGTCTTGTTTAGATACATGTTACTCATAAATCAATCAGATACACTCCCTTGaagaaaacattttacgttTCAAAGTCAATATCAGTGACCATACAATTTGACACATTACACGCTTAAATCATTTCGGGAGCAACAAGAAGCTGTACCCATGTCTCAGTTTAATCAAACCTTTAGAAAGAAAGTTTAATTAAACCTCAACTGCCACTGATAAGTTAGAAAGATGTACGAGGGACAGCTGAAAAGTCACATCACCCTTCATGTTCTCTAATAAATATTCCCTCTCTTATTGTTCTATCTGATCCCACCTATTAGGCTCTACACTGTTCTGAATGCCCAAAATCTAATCCTGAGAGCTTTTTCAATAAAGATCATTCATTTGAGAGCCATCAATCTGGTGCCcctaatatgatttgaaatatgGCGGTAAATTAAAGGTTAAAATGTTGTTGTTTGTCTGAACACTAGTAGTTATCAGTTGCTAATTAAAATCGTTTTCAGAATTTCTCGACGACATTTAAGGCTAAACATCTCGGTGGGACCCAAGCTCCTAAAACCGTGCCCTGGTTAAGGAAGAACATGAAAGACTCCTAATTTCTTCAATATGATTTTCCAGAACATGTTCTTGCACTTTGTGGGTTCTCCTTGATCATCAATTTTACCCACTTCTTTCTTCTGGAAGCCGTTAACGCCATGATCGTAGAGGTAATGTTCATTGTTGGTACTCTTTTATGCTAAGAAAAGCTAAATTTGGTGGTTTTCTTGAATTCTTTGTctgttttcactttttttttttttggcgaaTGAAAGATCTGTTCCTTCTGGGTTTGTTACCTTTTCTCTTCTGGGTATTACTCTACACATTTAATTTTCATTGTTTGGATTGGATTAACTGGATCGGAAGCAGAAGCTTTGTTCCTCTCGTTTTTCTGGTTTTACTTAATTTTGTCGAACACTGTTGGATTGTCTTCTGAGTGAAAGGCAGCTCTGTTGTCTTTTTATCAGGGGAGGTTTCTTATAGTTTCTCCTTTTGTTGCCGATAAGTGTTCTTTCTAACCTCATCATAATGGAAGTACAACTGATATATGCAGATAGTACTGAATTCTTAATGTTCTTGTGGGTTTAGTCTGCTCAGAAAGTGATCGAGTGAATCAAATTGCTTAATCATCCTTTCCGTTGATAAATAAAACAAAGCAACCCCAATATctctttttgtaaaataccaGGAAAAAGGTTGAGGGTTATGATGCATTTGCCTTTAGATGAAATATATGCAGAGGAAATTGTAGTGGCGGGAATTGTTAGCCTGCCTGCAGCCCAAATCTCAAACCAGCATGTATATATACTTGAGAGAATTATCACTTTCATAGAATCTATATGCagatttcttcatcttcttcttttcttttttatattttatagacaTAGATAGTACAATGATTGGAGAACAACCATATACATATTGCAAAGAGTGGAAAATTATAGAACTTTTTATCTATAGAATCAACGGGAAAGGACCCTCTCAAAAGGTATGGTATTGACCACCAAAAAGCAATCATATCGGTACTTTAACCCTCGGATCAGTTCGCTTTTCtttactctctctctttatctcttttatatatatatatatatatatatatatataattaactgaTTTGCTTTCTCTCTGTTGGCCGAGCAATGCAAAATTATGATTCTTTCCACATTATGCAAACTAATCATCCTTTAATGGGATTGATTGGTCTCATAGTATTCTCGGGTTATTAGAAGATATTTTTTGCTTTTGGCTAAATTCCGTTTACAGAAGAAGTTGAACTATTTTTGCTGGGACTTTTTTTGAAAATCCAATGGCATGATGCGAGTAGCAATGTGAGGGTTTGATTTCAGCACCAACCACTGACTAGCAGTCATCTTGTTACAAATCCAAAACCTCTGTCTTGCCTTTGTTATTCTCTTGCAATAGACATGCCCTCATTCAATATACAGGGTCTTGTTGCAATCTTTCCGTTCCTTGAAAAAGGAGGAGGGCTCTCTTTTTTGGGGTGATAGATGCAGGAACTCTCGATTGCAATAACCCAAATTGCTTTGGTTTTTGCTCTCGAAAGGAAGGAAGGGATTTCTTATTTGTGAACAAAGCTCTATCAAAGAGCAGACTTCCTATTTGACAACTATTCCCTAAAGTTAGAGATGCAATGCTTTGGCCATTATCTGAACTGCTGAGTTtcttttcttaccaaaacttttttcaagtttttctgAAACCATGAATTAACTGATCACCACTCTTGTTAGGAGCATGAGATACCCAATGGATGGCCGCTCGGCCTTGGGACTGTGAATAGACTTAGAGTAGTGGAGAGCTTACCGGCTGCTGGAGTTGAGCCCCACTCTTCACACATGCAATCGGCCAGTTTTTCTTCATTGTCATCCTCCAACCTTGATACTGAGGTAACTAAACTGACCTTATCCTTTTCTTGCTCCCCAACATATGCTTGTGCATGCATTTGCGTTTTATGTAAAATGCTTGGTTGATACATGAATAACATGATGTATACCAGATTGTCCTTCTTTCAATTATTGTGCTTTGCTTTATCCAAAGACAATCTCGAGCTTTGCTCGAGTCTAACTTGTGAGCAAATTTGCAATATGAGCTCTATGAGCTTAAGGCAGAAGGTTAGCTTGAAACTCACTTAAGTTAACTTGGTTGGTTCAATTAAATTTTTGAGCCAATCTTGTGTCAAGTGTTTGGCAGAAAATTCCCTCAACTCTCATTCAAGtgaaatttttacttttaaattggCAGTTTGACCTCCCAAGTTATTGTCCATTGATTTTTCAACAAGAAACACTCAGAGATTTTGCTTCAACTCCTATATTTCTAGACTTGATGTTTAGGCTTATAGAAGAGTTGTGAGATCTACTATCTGGAGATTCTGCTTTACAAACATGCCATGTTGCATCCATACACAATTCCAAATAACCATTTGATGAAAGAATTTTCTAAAGTCTGCTCCAAACTAAAGTAAGTTTTCTGctgaaatttataaatgaatCTTCAACCAAACCGATCACTTGAAGAGACAGACAGATAATTGCAGCTACTGATGATGCAAAATTATCTTTGATTAATACATGGAGAGAACCTTGCATTTTCTTCTCATTGCCAGAGCTGGAGTTGCCTCTATATATGGTGAAAGCAATTAAAACATCTCTGATAAGAACTGATTATGCAAAATGTATGAACGATGTCGATTCCTGAGATACCCTTAGGCCTTGGATGCAAGCCTGTCCAACTTTCCCACTAATGATTATGCTTCTGCTGCGAGATCAAACAGTCCACAGCATCCTTCTTTCAAGACCATAGCGTGACGCTGGGGCGGCTAATTGGACTTAGAACAGGTGAAAAAGGAGGCTTCTATTTCCAAGACTCAATCGGAGGTTTCGAAGAGCAGGAAAATATATGTAAAAGGGATGCACAATCTGAGGTCTCTAGAGGACAAAGAGTGGATATGTCACAGGGAATTTGCATACCGCTGCTACTTGGTGCACTTGTAAAGATGAGCCGAAGTAAGAGCAAGGCAAGAAAGTAATGCTGGCTGGCACTGGCACTGGCACTGGCAAGGCAGCCAATCacatgtttgtttgtttctgaCATGAAAGGGGAACAAACTTCCACGACATGGAACGATGCTGTTATTGATTTGTATGTAAAAAATGAGATTTCAGTGTAATTTGACAAAGTTCATAATGATTGACAAAGTTCATAATAATCGTTTCCTCTTTGGGTTGCAAGTTGAACTCAATTCGACGTTTGTTGGAAGGTATTCCAATTCCGCCGGACCTCCTCGACCCTTTTTAAGCAAGTCGACTTTTGATCCTTGGGGTCCTTGAAGGTCGGAAATCAGGTCAAACTACAAGATTTCTTTAAGCTTGTACTTCAAAAAGTCTAGTTGAGAATATAAATGGAATTAGTTCTAATattataaaagacaaaaatttatttctcttcaataactcataatgtaaaaaattatattctttaagTCCGTATATagaacatatttaataaagtaCTTTTACgatattatttgatttaaaatataaatttttaaatttgaattttataaattaaatcttaatatttaaataatgtagaTAGTGTATTTTAAAGTCTACACATCAgattgagaatagaataatttcgcatcttaaattttaaatttaaacaataaaaaaattaataatatataaatgatgatttGATAAATAACTTTAAGCATAAATTTATAAGGACTGATATTTTAACACGACAAAGAATTCAAAATaacctataaatataaattttttaattataaaatagataatctGTTAAGATGTGGTTGAtgagattataaatttaattttattataaagaattttGCAATATCCTTTGGTAAGCAGAGGATCTCACAGAAATACGCATTCACTGGCGTGGGACTTCTAAACCCCCCAAAAACGCAAAACCCTTAAAACAAAACGAAGCCCCTCATAGTCCCTATCCAACCCAAAGCCATGTCATCCGCCGCCGCCGCCACAGCCGTCAGGTCCGTCCTTCGCTCCGCCTCGTCCCGAACCACCGCAGCAGCGAGGCTCACCGCTGGCGCTGGAGCCAGAGCCAGACCCACGTGCTCACCATTTCGCATCCCCAAACAAAACCCTCTCGCACATCGCATTTTCAGGTACACGCTAAATACATAAACCCTTTCTGTGCAATGTGTGAAATTTGTTGTCATATATATGGATGTAGATGTCTGAGCTAATAACCATGTGTTTTGTTGCAAAAGATCGCCTGTGGAGATGAGCTTCTGTGTAGAAACGCTGCTTCCGTATCACACCGCCACTGCTTCCGCATTACTCAACTCCATGCTCTCCGTCTCTCGCTACGGTTGGACCCCTGAAGGTAATTTCCCATTCATTTTTCTGCACTATATTTTACTCATTTCCATTGAATTTGGACTTTACATTCTCTATGGCGTTTTATTTGATTGAGTATCGTGTGGCACTGGACCTGCTTTGTTGAACTATGATTTTTCTACTGCTTGTCGTTCTGGTGGTGTGGttattgcttttttatttatataagatatGCCGTCGTATG from Juglans regia cultivar Chandler chromosome 4, Walnut 2.0, whole genome shotgun sequence encodes:
- the LOC108983241 gene encoding uncharacterized protein LOC108983241, translated to MIVEEHEIPNGWPLGLGTVNRLRVVESLPAAGVEPHSSHMQSASFSSLSSSNLDTESTASFFQDHSVTLGRLIGLRTGEKGGFYFQDSIGGFEEQENICKRDAQSEVSRGQRVDMSQGICIPLLLGALVKMSRSKSKARK
- the LOC108983239 gene encoding protein NUCLEAR FUSION DEFECTIVE 6, mitochondrial-like isoform X1, coding for MSSAAAATAVRSVLRSASSRTTAAARLTAGAGARARPTCSPFRIPKQNPLAHRIFRSPVEMSFCVETLLPYHTATASALLNSMLSVSRYGWTPEDCNDDV
- the LOC108983239 gene encoding protein NUCLEAR FUSION DEFECTIVE 6, mitochondrial-like isoform X2 translates to MSSAAAATAVRSVLRSASSRTTAAARLTAGAGARARPTCSPFRIPKQNPLAHRIFRSPVEMSFCVETLLPYHTATASALLNSMLSVSRYGWTPEGQEKTR
- the LOC108983239 gene encoding protein NUCLEAR FUSION DEFECTIVE 6, mitochondrial-like isoform X3, with the protein product MSSAAAATAVRSVLRSASSRTTAAARLTAGAGARARPTCSPFRIPKQNPLAHRIFRSPVEMSFCVETLLPYHTATASALLNSMLSVSRYGWTPEGS
- the LOC108983239 gene encoding protein NUCLEAR FUSION DEFECTIVE 6, mitochondrial-like isoform X4, with product MSSAAAATAVRSVLRSASSRTTAAARLTAGAGARARPTCSPFRIPKQNPLAHRIFRSPVEMSFCVETLLPYHTATASALLNSMLSVSRYGWTPEDG